Genomic segment of bacterium:
CGCCCCTCGCTGCCAGAGCGCCAGACCTCCCCGGAAGAGGCCGAACACTGCCAGCCCCAGGATCCCGGCGATCAGGGAGGCCACCAGGAACTCGATGAGGCTCAGTCCCCGTTCCCGGAGATTGCGGCTCATGGTGCCTCCGGCATCCGCACCACGGTGGTGAGCGTCACCTGGTAGTGACGTCCGCTGCGGGTCCAGGCCACAGTCACGGTGCCCTGCCCGAGGCCGGGCGCGACGGCCGCGACCCCTGCGGTCCAACGGTACTGGGGTGGCCCCGCGAGATCGCCGCCAGTGTCGCCTGCGAGCCCGGGGTCGAAAGGATTGGCGATGAGTTGCTCGAGACGAGCCTGCGCCAATTCCGCTGCTCCGGCCAGATCGGCAGCATGCTGGTTCGCAAAGACGCCGACCGCGTAGAGGCCAAAGATCCCTGCGGCCACGATCGCGAACAGGCTCATGGCCACGATCAGTTCTATGAGGGTGGCGCCGCG
This window contains:
- a CDS encoding prepilin-type N-terminal cleavage/methylation domain-containing protein; this encodes MSHHQMSRGATLIELIVAMSLFAIVAAGIFGLYAVGVFANQHAADLAGAAELAQARLEQLIANPFDPGLAGDTGGDLAGPPQYRWTAGVAAVAPGLGQGTVTVAWTRSGRHYQVTLTTVVRMPEAP